From a single Plasmodium yoelii strain 17X genome assembly, chromosome: 9 genomic region:
- a CDS encoding fam-d protein → MKMMNIILSFFILVISINVKGTTFQDGNNNIPEPIGYISLAQPIAYISLAQPTVVFAYDKKKHTKYLDLINSVLNEQSKNTIYEFEGGNYHWVITNFGISIDNSSLRLKLYFSEKEIDALKFGTKYFISYLRDNIKYLFSRYMDKYDFEKNYGGDLKKLAEDLKALIYDRLNHNFKYNLIKREKKTKDEKVNKKGKKIFKTLVHNSDIIIQGYFIKVRKDGNYTDLTRNLNMYFDININKDNVNSNYDLKFLKSEIIELVSKPLRRP, encoded by the coding sequence atgaaaatgatgaatattatattatcgtTTTTCATATTAGTGATTTCTATAAATGTTAAAGGTACTACTTTTCAAGAtggaaataataacattCCTGAACCAATTGGATATATTTCGCTAGCTCAACCAATTGCATATATTTCGCTAGCTCAACCAACTGTAGTATTCgcatatgataaaaaaaaacatactaAATATTTAGATTTAATTAATAGTGTTTTAAATGAACAatcaaaaaatacaatatatgAATTTGAAGGTGGCAATTATCATTGGGTTATAACAAACTTTGGTATATCTATAGATAATTCTAGTCTTCGTTTGAAACTATATTTTTCTGAAAAAGAAATTGATGCATTAAAATTTggaacaaaatattttatatcttatttaagagataatattaaatacttATTTTCACGATATATGGATAAATatgattttgaaaaaaactATGGTGGtgatttaaaaaagttaGCTGAAGATTTAAAAGCTTTGATATATGATAGACTTAATCACAATTTTAAATACAACTTAATAAAAcgcgaaaaaaaaacaaaagatgAAAAGGTCAATAAGAAGGGAaagaaaatttttaaaactcTTGTACACAATTCAGATATAATAATTCAaggttattttattaaagtAAGAAAAGATGGAAACTATACAGATTTAACCAGAAATCTTAATATGTATTtcgatataaatataaataaagacaATGTAAA
- a CDS encoding fam-d protein, giving the protein MVYMKIMNIILSFFILVISGNVKGASFRDANHNIPEPIAYISLAKPTAVFAYDKKKHIKYLDLINSILSEQSTNKKYKFAGGNYHWIIIDINISIDNSSLLLKHFFSENKIEAFKLGTRHFISYIEERIKFLISRYIYKYDFEKNYATDLINLAEDLKPPTSNRFIYEFINNLIRFKKMPPDIKLKEMSNEVSELLLQNSSIKIQGYCIKIMKYKNPIYIKNDFSFYFNIAINKYKSNVTYNFEFPKSEIAELCPKSEHFELDSKSEFFELDSKSEFFELDSKSEIFELDPKPLRKA; this is encoded by the coding sequence ATGGtgtatatgaaaataatgaatattatattatcatttttcatattagTAATTTCTGGAAATGTTAAAGGTGCAAGTTTTAGAGACGCAAATCATAACATTCCAGAACCAATTGCATATATTTCGCTAGCTAAACCAACTGCAGTATTCgcatatgataaaaaaaaacatattaaatatttagaCTTAATTAATAGTATTTTAAGTGAGCAAtcaacaaataaaaaatataaatttgcaGGTGGCAATTATCATTGGATTATAATAGACATTAATATATCCATAGATAATTCTAGTCTGCTTttgaaacattttttttctgaaaACAAAATTGAAGCATTCAAATTAGGAACAAGACATTTTATATCTTATATAGAGGAGAggattaaatttttaatttcacgatatatatataaatatgattttgaaaaaaattatgctACCGATTTAATAAACTTAGCTGAAGATTTAAAACCTCCGACATCTAATAGATTTATCTACGAATTTATAAACAACCTTATAAGATTCAAAAAAATGCCACCAGATATAAAGCTTAAAGAAATGTCAAATGAAGTTTCTGAACTGCTTTTACAAAATTCATCTATAAAGATTCAAGGTTattgtattaaaataatgaaatataaaaaccccatttatataaaaaatgattttagtttttattttaatatcgctataaataaatataaatcaaATGTTActtataattttgaatttcCTAAATCTGAAATTGCTGAGTTATGTCCTAAATCTGAACATTTTGAATTAGATTCTAAATCtgaattttttgaattagATTCTAAATCTGAATTTTTTGAGTTAGATTCTAAATCTGAAATTTTTGAATTAGACCCTAAACCTTTAAGAAAggcataa